In the Theobroma cacao cultivar B97-61/B2 chromosome 1, Criollo_cocoa_genome_V2, whole genome shotgun sequence genome, one interval contains:
- the LOC108660487 gene encoding scarecrow-like protein 15, producing MRVPVTSPQNNHSPSPKTNNNSSSNNNSIARNISFHGLNGVQTSCYEPTSVLDPRRSPSPVPEKPVTNSVDVSNCISSDPHHHQAPSPEWGEYVLRNMDWDSIMKDLGLDDESVPPIKTINPQVISPCENQIQSLPEFTSCELTHQSVHSDFNNLYDFYSEELIRAADCFDTHELQLAHVILARLNQRLRSPSGKPLQRAAFYFNEALQSLFTGSTRSTRLSSWSEIVQTIKAYKAFSGINPIPMFNHFTTNQALLEALDGSAPLIHIIDFDIGLGGQYASLMREMAERNYHSCKFIRITAVVPEEYAIETRLIKDNLFQFAQDLKLRFQIEFVLLRTFEMLSLKAFKFIDGEKTAILLSPSIFRCLSLNVAAFLSDLRRVNPSVVVFVDSEVWMESGTTSFRKNFVNGLEFYAMMFESLDAAVAGGEWVRKIETLLLRPRILAAVEAAARRTTPPWRELFVGAGMRAVHLSQFADFQAECLLGKVQVTGFHVGKRQAELVLCWHERALVTTSAWRC from the exons ATGAGAGTCCCCGTTACTTCCCCACAAAACAACCATTCTCCGAGCCCAAAAACTAACAACAACAGCAGCAGCAACAATAACAGTATAGCCCGGAACATCAGTTTCCACGGGCTTAACGGTGTTCAAACCTCATGCTATGAGCCAACTTCCGTTCTTGATCCTCGTCGTAGCCCTAGTCCCGTGCCCGAGAAGCCGGTTACGAATTCTGTCGATGTTTCAAATTGTATCTCGTCGGatcctcatcatcatcaggcCCCTTCTCCTGAGTGGGGCGAGTATGTGCTGCGAAACATGGACTGGGATTCCATCATGAAAGACTTGGGATTAGACGACGAATCTGTGCCTCCTATCAAAACTATTAATCCTCAGGTTATTAGTCCCTGCGAGAATCAAATCCAAAGCCTCCCTGAGTTCACATCTTGCGAGTTGACTCATCAGTCGGTCCATTCTGATTTTAACAACCTTTACGATTTTTATTCGG AAGAGCTGATAAGAGCCGCGGATTGTTTCGACACCCACGAACTGCAACTCGCGCACGTGATATTGGCGCGGCTCAATCAGCGGCTACGATCTCCTTCGGGCAAACCGTTACAGAGAGCCGCTTTTTACTTCAACGAAGCTCTCCAGTCTCTGTTCACCGGGTCAACTCGGTCGACTCGGTTATCTTCATGGAGTGAAATCGTGCAAACCATCAAAGCCTACAAGGCCTTCTCCGGAATCAACCCTATTCCCATGTTCAACCACTTTACGACCAATCAAGCTCTCCTCGAAGCCCTGGACGGTTCAGCACCGTTGATTCACATCATCGATTTTGATATCGGACTGGGAGGCCAATACGCTTCTTTAATGAGAGAAATGGCTGAAAGAAATTATCATTCCTGCAAGTTCATTCGAATAACCGCCGTGGTTCCCGAGGAGTATGCCATTGAGACAAGGCTTATCAAAGACAACCTTTTCCAGTTCGCTCAAGACCTTAAATTAAGGTTCCAGATTGAATTTGTTCTCCTTCGAACCTTCGAAATGTTGTCTTTAAAAGCTTTTAAGTTCATCGACGGGGAAAAAACGGCAATCCTTTTATCTCCGTCTATTTTCCGATGTCTCAGTTTAAACGTCGCAGCGTTTCTAAGTGATCTTCGGAGGGTCAATCCAAGCGTCGTCGTCTTTGTAGATAGCGAGGTGTGGATGGAGTCAGGCACGACGTCGTTTCGGAAGAATTTCGTTAACGGCTTGGAGTTTTACGCCATGATGTTCGAGTCGTTGGACGCGGCGGTCGCGGGTGGGGAATGGGTGAGGAAGATAGAGACGTTGTTGTTGCGTCCGAGGATATTGGCGGCGGTGGAGGCGGCGGCCAGGAGGACGACGCCGCCGTGGAGGGAGCTGTTTGTGGGGGCGGGAATGAGGGCGGTGCATTTGAGTCAGTTTGCGGATTTCCAAGCCGAGTGTTTGTTAGGGAAGGTTCAGGTTACGGGATTCCACGTGGGTAAAAGACAGGCTGAGTTGGTGCTTTGCTGGCACGAGAGGGCCTTGGTTACCACGTCAGCTTGGAGGTGTTAA
- the LOC18610972 gene encoding HVA22-like protein k, with protein sequence MAFLGSNVASEVGLRLLLCPLGSNIVTRAACCSVGIVLPVYSTFRAIERNDENEQQKWLTYWAAYGSFTIVEVFSDKLLSWFPYYYHFKFAFLVWLQLPSTEGAKQIYKNHLRPFLLRHQAKVDQLMGFACSEMARFISTHQEEFRFVRIMFRKMTGSANAKVRGAAEPDKPRRLPEIKGQTRMISNPESDHNE encoded by the exons ATGGCTTTTCTCGGATCCAATGTAGCCAGCGAG GTTGGGTTACGGTTGCTTCTCTGCCCACTTGGTTCTAACATTGTCACTCGTGCCGCATG CTGTTCTGTGGGGATTGTTTTACCCGTATACTCTACATTTAGGGcaattgaaagaaatgatgaaaatgagcAGCAAAAGTGGCTTACATATTGGGCAG CTTATGGATCTTTCACCATTGTTGAAGTGTTCTCTGACAAACTTCTTTCCTG GTTTCCATATTATTATCACTTCAAGTTTGCATTTCTTGTCTGGCTTCAACTTCCATCTACTGAA GGGGCTAAGCAAATATACAAGAACCACCTGCGTCCATTCTTGTTGAGGCATCAAGCTAAAGTTGATCAACTTATGGGCTTTGCATGTTCTGAAATG GCAAGATTCATCAGCACGCATCAGGAAGAGTTCCGATTTGTTAGGATAATGTTCAGGAAGATGACAGGGTCAG CAAATGCAAAGGTGAGGGGTGCTGCGGAACCAGATAAACCTAGACGTCTACCTGAAATCAAGGGCCAAACAAGAATGATCTCAAATCCGGAGTCTGATCACAATGAATGA
- the LOC18610973 gene encoding G-box-binding factor 1 isoform X2 codes for MGTEEESTPAKPSKPTASTQEIPTTPSYPDWSSSIQHPLMPPYGTPVPYPAIYPPGGVYAHPNMATTPTSAQNNVDHEVKGTDGKDRGATKKSKGTSGSKVGESGKVASGSGNDGGSQSGESGSEGTSDGSDENNQQELAAGKKGSFDQMLADASAQSNTAGASQALVPGKPIVSMPATTLNIGMDLWSGSAAAAGAAKMRPNSSGAVATVAPGGVMPDQWIQDERELKRQKRKQSNRESARRSRLRKQAECEELQARVESLANENCNLRDELKKLSDECEKLTSENNSIKDELTRMCGPDALTDVEQDNPSSVLQSRGGEGNS; via the exons ATGGGAACAGAAGAGGAGAGCACACCTGCCAAGCCTTCCAAACCTACAGCTTCAACTCAG GAAATACCTACAACACCCTCATATCCTGATTGGTCAAGCTCCATCCAg CATCCTTTAATGCCTCCATACGGCACCCCAGTTCCATACCCAGCTATATATCCTCCAGGGGGTGTTTATGCACATCCTAATATGGCCACg ACTCCAACTTCTGCACAGAATAATGTTGATCATGAAGTGAAGGGTACTGATGGAAAGGATCGAGGTGCCACCAAAAAATCCAAGGGAACTTCAGGAAGCAAGGTTGGGGAGAGTGGAAAAGTGGCTTCAGGCTCTGGAAATGATGGTGGCTCTCAAAG CGGTGAAAGTGGCAGTGAAGGTACATCAGATGGAAGTGATGAGAATAATCAACAA gAACTTGCTGCTGGTAAAAAGGGAAGCTTTGACCAGATGCTTGCAGATG CCAGTGCACAGAGTAACACTGCTGGGGCATCTCAGGCTTTAGTTCCTGGGAAACCCATAGTCTCTATGCCTGCAACTACTTTGAATATAGGGATGGACCTATGGAGCGGATCCGCTGCTGCTGCAGGAGCTGCAAAAATGAGACCTAACTCATCTGGTGCTGTAGCCACAGTTGCTCCTGGAGGTGTAATGCCAGACCAGTGGATTCAG GATGAACGTGAGTTGAAAAGACAGAAGAGGAAGCAATCTAATAGGGAGTCTGCTAGGAGATCAAGATTACGCAAGCAG GCGGAGTGTGAAGAGCTACAAGCCAGGGTGGAGAGCTTGGCAAATGAAAACTGCAACCTTAGAGATGAACTAAAGAAGCTTTCTGATGAATGCGAGAAGCTTACGTCGGAAAATAATTCTATTAAG GACGAGTTGACACGGATGTGTGGACCTGATGCTTTAACTGACGTCGAACAAGACAATCCGTCTTCAGTTCTTCAGTCCCGAGGTGGTGAGGGGAATAGTTAA
- the LOC18610973 gene encoding G-box-binding factor 1 isoform X1 yields MGTEEESTPAKPSKPTASTQEIPTTPSYPDWSSSIQAYYGAGATPPPFFASTVASPTPHPYIWGGQHPLMPPYGTPVPYPAIYPPGGVYAHPNMATTPTSAQNNVDHEVKGTDGKDRGATKKSKGTSGSKVGESGKVASGSGNDGGSQSGESGSEGTSDGSDENNQQELAAGKKGSFDQMLADASAQSNTAGASQALVPGKPIVSMPATTLNIGMDLWSGSAAAAGAAKMRPNSSGAVATVAPGGVMPDQWIQDERELKRQKRKQSNRESARRSRLRKQAECEELQARVESLANENCNLRDELKKLSDECEKLTSENNSIKDELTRMCGPDALTDVEQDNPSSVLQSRGGEGNS; encoded by the exons ATGGGAACAGAAGAGGAGAGCACACCTGCCAAGCCTTCCAAACCTACAGCTTCAACTCAG GAAATACCTACAACACCCTCATATCCTGATTGGTCAAGCTCCATCCAg GCTTATTATGGTGCTGGAGCTACTCCACCTCCCTTTTTTGCCTCAACTGTTGCTTCTCCAACTCCACATCCATATATATGGGGAGGCCAG CATCCTTTAATGCCTCCATACGGCACCCCAGTTCCATACCCAGCTATATATCCTCCAGGGGGTGTTTATGCACATCCTAATATGGCCACg ACTCCAACTTCTGCACAGAATAATGTTGATCATGAAGTGAAGGGTACTGATGGAAAGGATCGAGGTGCCACCAAAAAATCCAAGGGAACTTCAGGAAGCAAGGTTGGGGAGAGTGGAAAAGTGGCTTCAGGCTCTGGAAATGATGGTGGCTCTCAAAG CGGTGAAAGTGGCAGTGAAGGTACATCAGATGGAAGTGATGAGAATAATCAACAA gAACTTGCTGCTGGTAAAAAGGGAAGCTTTGACCAGATGCTTGCAGATG CCAGTGCACAGAGTAACACTGCTGGGGCATCTCAGGCTTTAGTTCCTGGGAAACCCATAGTCTCTATGCCTGCAACTACTTTGAATATAGGGATGGACCTATGGAGCGGATCCGCTGCTGCTGCAGGAGCTGCAAAAATGAGACCTAACTCATCTGGTGCTGTAGCCACAGTTGCTCCTGGAGGTGTAATGCCAGACCAGTGGATTCAG GATGAACGTGAGTTGAAAAGACAGAAGAGGAAGCAATCTAATAGGGAGTCTGCTAGGAGATCAAGATTACGCAAGCAG GCGGAGTGTGAAGAGCTACAAGCCAGGGTGGAGAGCTTGGCAAATGAAAACTGCAACCTTAGAGATGAACTAAAGAAGCTTTCTGATGAATGCGAGAAGCTTACGTCGGAAAATAATTCTATTAAG GACGAGTTGACACGGATGTGTGGACCTGATGCTTTAACTGACGTCGAACAAGACAATCCGTCTTCAGTTCTTCAGTCCCGAGGTGGTGAGGGGAATAGTTAA
- the LOC18610973 gene encoding G-box-binding factor 1 isoform X4: protein MPPYGTPVPYPAIYPPGGVYAHPNMATTPTSAQNNVDHEVKGTDGKDRGATKKSKGTSGSKVGESGKVASGSGNDGGSQSGESGSEGTSDGSDENNQQELAAGKKGSFDQMLADASAQSNTAGASQALVPGKPIVSMPATTLNIGMDLWSGSAAAAGAAKMRPNSSGAVATVAPGGVMPDQWIQDERELKRQKRKQSNRESARRSRLRKQAECEELQARVESLANENCNLRDELKKLSDECEKLTSENNSIKDELTRMCGPDALTDVEQDNPSSVLQSRGGEGNS, encoded by the exons ATGCCTCCATACGGCACCCCAGTTCCATACCCAGCTATATATCCTCCAGGGGGTGTTTATGCACATCCTAATATGGCCACg ACTCCAACTTCTGCACAGAATAATGTTGATCATGAAGTGAAGGGTACTGATGGAAAGGATCGAGGTGCCACCAAAAAATCCAAGGGAACTTCAGGAAGCAAGGTTGGGGAGAGTGGAAAAGTGGCTTCAGGCTCTGGAAATGATGGTGGCTCTCAAAG CGGTGAAAGTGGCAGTGAAGGTACATCAGATGGAAGTGATGAGAATAATCAACAA gAACTTGCTGCTGGTAAAAAGGGAAGCTTTGACCAGATGCTTGCAGATG CCAGTGCACAGAGTAACACTGCTGGGGCATCTCAGGCTTTAGTTCCTGGGAAACCCATAGTCTCTATGCCTGCAACTACTTTGAATATAGGGATGGACCTATGGAGCGGATCCGCTGCTGCTGCAGGAGCTGCAAAAATGAGACCTAACTCATCTGGTGCTGTAGCCACAGTTGCTCCTGGAGGTGTAATGCCAGACCAGTGGATTCAG GATGAACGTGAGTTGAAAAGACAGAAGAGGAAGCAATCTAATAGGGAGTCTGCTAGGAGATCAAGATTACGCAAGCAG GCGGAGTGTGAAGAGCTACAAGCCAGGGTGGAGAGCTTGGCAAATGAAAACTGCAACCTTAGAGATGAACTAAAGAAGCTTTCTGATGAATGCGAGAAGCTTACGTCGGAAAATAATTCTATTAAG GACGAGTTGACACGGATGTGTGGACCTGATGCTTTAACTGACGTCGAACAAGACAATCCGTCTTCAGTTCTTCAGTCCCGAGGTGGTGAGGGGAATAGTTAA
- the LOC18610973 gene encoding G-box-binding factor 1 isoform X3, translated as MGTEEESTPAKPSKPTASTQEIPTTPSYPDWSSSIQAYYGAGATPPPFFASTVASPTPHPYIWGGQHPLMPPYGTPVPYPAIYPPGGVYAHPNMATTPTSAQNNVDHEVKGTDGKDRGATKKSKGTSGSKVGESGKVASGSGNDGGSQSGESGSEGTSDGSDENNQQELAAGKKGSFDQMLADASAQSNTAGASQALVPGKPIVSMPATTLNIGMDLWSGSAAAAGAAKMRPNSSGAVATVAPGGVMPDQWIQDERELKRQKRKQSNRESARRSRLRKQAECEELQARVESLANENCNLRDELKKLSDECEKLTSENNSIKV; from the exons ATGGGAACAGAAGAGGAGAGCACACCTGCCAAGCCTTCCAAACCTACAGCTTCAACTCAG GAAATACCTACAACACCCTCATATCCTGATTGGTCAAGCTCCATCCAg GCTTATTATGGTGCTGGAGCTACTCCACCTCCCTTTTTTGCCTCAACTGTTGCTTCTCCAACTCCACATCCATATATATGGGGAGGCCAG CATCCTTTAATGCCTCCATACGGCACCCCAGTTCCATACCCAGCTATATATCCTCCAGGGGGTGTTTATGCACATCCTAATATGGCCACg ACTCCAACTTCTGCACAGAATAATGTTGATCATGAAGTGAAGGGTACTGATGGAAAGGATCGAGGTGCCACCAAAAAATCCAAGGGAACTTCAGGAAGCAAGGTTGGGGAGAGTGGAAAAGTGGCTTCAGGCTCTGGAAATGATGGTGGCTCTCAAAG CGGTGAAAGTGGCAGTGAAGGTACATCAGATGGAAGTGATGAGAATAATCAACAA gAACTTGCTGCTGGTAAAAAGGGAAGCTTTGACCAGATGCTTGCAGATG CCAGTGCACAGAGTAACACTGCTGGGGCATCTCAGGCTTTAGTTCCTGGGAAACCCATAGTCTCTATGCCTGCAACTACTTTGAATATAGGGATGGACCTATGGAGCGGATCCGCTGCTGCTGCAGGAGCTGCAAAAATGAGACCTAACTCATCTGGTGCTGTAGCCACAGTTGCTCCTGGAGGTGTAATGCCAGACCAGTGGATTCAG GATGAACGTGAGTTGAAAAGACAGAAGAGGAAGCAATCTAATAGGGAGTCTGCTAGGAGATCAAGATTACGCAAGCAG GCGGAGTGTGAAGAGCTACAAGCCAGGGTGGAGAGCTTGGCAAATGAAAACTGCAACCTTAGAGATGAACTAAAGAAGCTTTCTGATGAATGCGAGAAGCTTACGTCGGAAAATAATTCTATTAAGGTATAG